The following proteins come from a genomic window of Rutidosis leptorrhynchoides isolate AG116_Rl617_1_P2 chromosome 10, CSIRO_AGI_Rlap_v1, whole genome shotgun sequence:
- the LOC139872240 gene encoding CBL-interacting protein kinase 2-like: MEIMDDKGSVLMDRYELGRLLGQGTFAKVYYGRNTLTGQGVAIKVIDKEKVLRVGLMTQIKREISIMRLVKHPNVLQLFEVMATKTKIYFALEYAKGGELFDKVSKGRLKESIARKYFQQLINAVDFCHSRGVYHRDLKPENLLLDENDNLKVSDFGLSALAESKHQDGLLHTTCGTPAYVAPEVINRKGYDGDKADIWSCGVILYVLLTGYLPFHDSNLMEMYRKIGKAEFKCPNWFPPEVKRLLTRMLDPNPAYRITMAKIKENAWFKKGTNSRKSRNEVEINDSDRASSSTEEKREVMRPPHMNAFDIIALSPGFDLTALFEEPRQKKEARFTSCRPAAYIISKLEESAKRLKMKISKREAGLLKLEGTNEGRKGILSLDAEIFELAQSFHMVEIKKSNGDTLEYQKVLNEGLRPGLQDIVWTWQPEIIQTPEQPILPSPEQPGPLPRQQPHQQDQLP; encoded by the coding sequence ATGGAAATCATGGATGATAAAGGGAGTGTTTTAATGGATAGATATGAGTTAGGTAGATTACTTGGTCAAGGGACATTTGCAAAGGTATATTATGGTAGGAATACATTAACGGGCCAAGGTGTGGCGATTAAAGTAATAGATAAAGAAAAGGTTTTACGGGTAGGGCTTATGACCCAGATCAAAAGAGAGATTTCTATAATGAGACTAGTAAAACACCCTAACGTTTTACAGCTTTTTGAAGTAATGGCGACTAAAACCAAAATATATTTCGCGTTAGAATATGCAAAAGGGGGTGAGTTATTCGATAAGGTATCAAAAGGTAGACTAAAGGAATCTATTGCTCGTAAATATTTTCAGCAGTTAATCAATGCGGTCGATTTTTGTCATAGCAGAGGAGTTTATCATAGAGATTTGAAACCCGAGAACTTATTGTTGGATGAAAATGATAATTTGAAAGTTTCTGATTTCGGGTTAAGTGCTCTAGCTGAATCTAAGCATCAAGACGGGCTACTTCATACCACTTGTGGGACCCCTGCTTATGTGGCACCCGAAGTAATTAACAGAAAAGGCTATGATGGTGACAAAGCTGATATTTGGTCATGTGGGGTGATTTTATACGTTCTGTTAACTGGTTATCTTCCGTTTCACGATTCGAATTTAATGGAAATGTATAGAAAGATAGGTAAGGCGGAATTTAAATGTCCGAATTGGTTTCCACCCGAGGTTAAACGGTTACTCACGAGAATGTTGGATCCGAATCCCGCTTATAGAATCACAATGGCCAAAATTAAAGAAAATGCATGGTTTAAAAAAGGAACAAATTCAAGAAAATCAAGAAATGAGGTTGAAATTAATGATTCTGATAGAGCTTCGAGTTCTACCGAGGAGAAACGGGAGGTAATGAGGCCTCCACATATGAACGCATTTGACATTATTGCCCTTTCACCAGGGTTTGACTTGACAGCGTTGTTTGAAGAACCAAGACAAAAGAAAGAAGCGAGATTTACTTCATGTCGACCTGCTGCTTACATCATCTCGAAACTGGAAGAAAGCGCGAAACGTTTGAAGATGAAGATTAGTAAACGAGAAGCGGGGTTGTTGAAACTAGAAGGAACAAATGAGGGTAGAAAAGGAATTTTGTCACTCGATGCTGAGATATTTGAACTCGCGCAATCTTTTCATATGGTTGAAATTAAAAAATCAAATGGTGATACTTTGGAATATCAGAAGGTATTAAATGAGGGTTTAAGACCTGGACTTCAAGATATAGTTTGGACTTGGCAACCGGAAATAATACAAACACCGGAGCAACCAATATTACCGTCACCAGAGCAACCAGGACCTCTGCCACGTCAGCAGCCTCATCAGCAGGATCAGCTGCCCTGA